CAGGAGGATGAGGTGAGAGCGCCTCCAAGCGACTGGTACAGCAGACAGCGGCCATACAGTCTCACCTCTGGGTTCCAGTGGGGGTGCAGAGTTGAATGCTTGCTAAGTGGGCACCCCTGAATCTAGTGTACCTCATGAAGACTCTGATCTCTGTTTGAAATCAAGGCTCCGCTCTTGTTTACCTCAGACAGGGGCTGAAGTGGTCAGTTCTGGGGGGATAAACTAGGACTTGAGTGGCGGGAAGGACGGAAGAGAAAAGTGAGTCTTAAACCAGAACAGGGTGTTCAGTGAAATAACAGATGAGGAGGGCTCAGTATTTCTGGGGGAATAGTTTTACAATCATTGCCTTAattagggaagaggaagagaaagtttgTTTCTTGTGAGTAGCATTCATAAGTTCCTTTAAGTTCTTAAAACTGTATGTTTTAAGGAACTTGGAAGATACATACACACTAGAGGTACTGAGCAAGCCAACAGTCTGGATTTGTATACAACAGAGACTAGAGAGACTAAAATCAAATGGTTGATgagagtgggaagagaggcaAGTGCGAAATAATACAATTATTCTGCTCCTTAGAGCTTCGTTGAGATAGATTTTACATACAGTATCTTCATCCAGTTAAGTGTACAATTCAATCAGTTTTGCTAGATGAAACCTATGTGTTGGCCATAGACTACTGACCAGCCTTCTCCCTATAGATATCCATTGACTTTTAGGgcttctgtcttgtttttcatttgcCCTAATCCATCTGAGATTCCTACATATTGCCAAGTGGTATACTACTTTTTAATCTGATGTTTATTCAGATTTTTGAGTAGTTTCtccttttgttgctgtgaaaaaaatgtatctgaaCACTGTACACAGGTCTCATAGacaagagctttttttttttctcttgtggaaGTAACTAGGAGCGGAGTAGAATGGGATAGATTGTAAGACTGTTATATGTTTAAccttaggagctggagagagcttGGAGGTCAAGAGCGCTTGCTGTTCTAGAGAACCTTGGGTTCAgaacccagcacccatgtcagaatactcataaccacctgtaagtccagctccagtaGGATCTgatccccttttctggtctctacaTGCACCCAAATATATGTAGCATACAGTCtcacacacctatacatataaaaaagaaaaatcttgaaaaagaaaacctgcCAGCTTTTAAAGAGGATCTAACCTATGCTCTCACCAGTAAGAGTTCCAACGGCTCaactgggctgggaagatggctcagtagataaagtgcttgATCTGCAAATAGGAAGACCTGAGCtccgattcccagcaccctcatgagAAGCCAGGCACAGAGGTGAGCGCCTGTAGTCCCAGTCCGGGGGAGTGGGCCCCTGGAGCTGGCTGGTCCCCAGTCTAGCTGAGTCAGGGAGCTGCAGgtgagagatcctgtcacaaaGTTAGGTGGAGTGTGAGTAAGGAAGATGgctgatgtcaacctctgactaaaaatttccattttcctCAACTGGGAGTCTTAGGTCCAGTTAATCAGCTTTCCTTCTGTGGTTCACATTTCTCATACCCAAAGAAATCTTTGCCTGTTCTAGGTTGGCAAAGATTTTTTAGGTGTGTATATGGTTGCTTTTAGGTTTATAATTTGAGCTTTTATATTGAAACACACAGTCCCTTTTGAGTTAAATGTTACACAGGTATATATTTCTGTACGGTAAACACAAATGTAAAAGGAAAGATAACAGAGAAAATGTTTTGAACCCACCAGAGAAACATGCAGGGTCAGTAGTGTGAGTTGCTTTAGAAGTCAAGTTTTAGGAAGGCTGAAATAGTCAAAGTAGGTTCCCCAGTCCGCTCTGGGGAAACAGATCATACTTGCTCGAAGATTGTTTAGTTTACTGGTGTACAAACAAATTATTCTTGGAAGAAGTGTATGAATAGGGCTAGTGGTTGGGcctgacgagatggctcagtgggtaagagaactgactgcttttctgagcgtcctgagttcaaatcccagtaaccacatggtggctcatgaccactctaatgagatctgacgccctcttctggtgcatcagaagacagctatggtgtacttatgtataataataaataaatctttgggccacagcgagcagggactgagcgagcggggccgaccagagtgagcagaggtcctaaaattcaattcccaacaaccacatgaaggctcacaaccatctgtacagctacagtgtattcacacacataaataaattttttaaagacaagcgGTCGATGGAATctaaggcttttattttttaaagatgtgtgcacCTTTTTATGAGGAAGAATAAAAGCCAATAGGGTGATAAGACGGAATGGTGGGCGACAGGGTGTAATTTGGAAAGGACCAAGGAAACCTCAAAGAATTGAACCTAGAGTTCCAGAAAAGTATATAGGAAAGAAGCGAGTTGCAAACaccatttcaaatattgtctGACACATGGAGGGCAGGCATTACAACTTTGCAAGTGAGGAAGTTTCAAGTCACCATCTGCTCCCCATCATATAGTACACAGGGTAGTtgccagctgccagctgccagctgccaGCTGAGCTCCTAACCTGTGGTCTCCTTGATGAAAATCTTCGTCCTAGCCAGGATTAGCTGTGAACTACGAGTCCCAAAATGCATCGCGGCCAGAGTAGGACGTGGCGTAGGACCTATAGGCTGTTGCGGACACTTGGAAagacttcctcctctcctttggaGCAATGCAAGCTGAAAAGGCCTCGCTCTGGTACCGGCGGATGTCCTTTGTCTACGCACTCGGTGCCTGGTCGGTGCTGGGTTCAGCGTTTTTTCTTTCacggaaaaagaaagcatcaggtAGGGTTCTCTGGCAAGACGGTCCCTGGCAGCCGCAGCTTCCCGCCCATTGCCCCCGGTCACTAAGCAAAGCTGCTGCAAGCGGGTACTTAGATAATTTGCTGTGATGGAATCTGCCAAGGGCAAGACTCCAGGAGCTAATAAGTATTATCATCGGAACCTTATTTATTGATTACTAAGTCTGTCCCCGTGTTCAGCTGGAAATTGTGAATTCACCTGTGTCGTGCTAGGTGGATTCTAGAGCCTGGGACAATAGCCCGGGTGCTGCTCATTTCCTTGAAACGCTGTCACATGCGGCGAACAAGCAGTTTCAGGCCTTAACAGCAATCAAGGAGTATTAAAATCATCTCAGTTGTTGTGTGAAACTCCCTGAACCTTTAAATAACGTGCTGAAAATCAAAGGTACCGGAAAGTCAGTTGGTGTAAACGCTTGAGACCAGAGTGATAAGATGGAAGGTGACTCTGAGTGGCTGAAAGTCCTCCTAAAATCGATTGCGGGGCGGGTTGCCCAAGCCGAATAGACTAAACACCATTGAATTGTGCCTTGTAATAGGAGTTTGAATGGTGTGTTAGGTATATGTCAATAAAGCCATGGTGTTAAAAAACTGCTGGAAATTCTTGGACATGAAGGTGGTTTGAAAGTTCACACAGTCATCACGGTTGCCctttttgtctctctgccttttctttttggagaaagATACCAACAATAGACATCTGATGGCCTAATCATACTTTGGTTTATTATGTCCAAGGCTTTAAGGACTGATGTCTAAGTTAATAATttcaggttctttctttctttttttaagactgtGAAGATCAAGAGGATGGCACAAGAAATGAAACACCTCTTTCTACAAGTGAAGACTCTGATTTAGCAATGGAAAGGGTCGAGCATAGAGAAGGGTTTTAcgtgaaatcatttttaaagtattcagAAAATTCTGTTCCAGTCACTCAAAGGATCTTGACCTATCTGAAGTCATGGACTGATGGGCCTGGCCCGCAAGTGTGAACAGCTTGCTGAATTCTGCAAACAAGGACTTGGCTCAGTATTTGATAGATGTCTTGATTTCCATTTCATGTATTTAATgtaatgttataaaatataagcATTAATAATGTGCAAAAGTGTCTTCTTGAAGGTACTGAACTCATACTTCAAGAGGTAGTCTTCTCTGTCCACATGGCTGAAAGGTGAATATAaagacattaaattttaaaaatcatgtgtgtgtgtgtatgtgtgagcacagtcgtgtgtgtatgcatgctgtaTGTgtgaatggaggtcagaggacagttcgCAGGAgcctccttccactgtgtggatcaaactcaagtcatcaggcacctgctgaaccatctcaccggCCCTGATATTTCAGTTCTTAAAAATCTACTTAgcggctggagaaatagctcagcagttaagaggactcactgctcttccagagttcagctctcagcaccGTCATCTGGCACAGTTACAgactggttccaggggatctgatgtctttgGCCCTAGTGGGCACCTGCACTCCAGTGCATGTTTCCATTTGAAGATGTACACACCTGAAtgtcattaaaaacaatataagcaaatcttaaaaaaaaattagtatgtgCACACGTTTGTACCTGAGGGCAGGCACATGCCACtcatgagtgtggaggtcagaggacaactttaaatGTTCATCCTGGTCTtaaacttccttcctttctttttttttttttttagattttttgagacagggtttctctgtagtcctggctgtcctggaactcactctagaccaggctggcctcgaactcagaaatctgcctgcctctgcctcccgagtgctgggattaaaggcgtgcgccaccatgcctggcggtCTTAAactttctaccttgtttgaaaGAGGATCGCTCTTGCTGCCGTGCTATGTTCCCCAGGCTAGTTGTACTGAAAGCTTTCAGGAGATTCTCTTGGTCTCTGCTctaggaatgctgggattgatACATGCCTCTGCATCAGGTATTTTTATGTGGGACCCAAACTCATGTTGTCAAACATCAAACACAGTGAATGATCTCTCTGACCCTGATAATGAAAATTACGTTCAGCTTCTATTAGTTAAATTTTTGGCATGTAGTTTATGTAACTTATTTTTCATGCTACTATTAGACAGTACTTTAGTAAAGTTAGATTGAGCACAGTCTCATGGGGCATTCAAAGCAGCCCTCTGCGACACCAGTGAGTACTGGATAACTTATGAATTAGAATATAACTTAGAAGTTAGACTTTGACCTGTTCTTTGGGACTTTTGCCTGAAGTAGTATGTACGTGCTcgccatagaggtcagaagaggtcaaatcctctggaactggaatcacagacagctgtgagctgccatgtgggtgctgggaattgaacctctgaaccactgagccatctttctacccttatgtttttgattgttttttgttttgtttttttggtatctttgagatagagtcttttttatgtagtcctggctgtcctggaactctataggtatcaggctggtttcaaatagctctgcttgcttctcttctaagtgctggaattgaaggcatgtgccaccacccctgggcTCCTAGGTAATGGTTTTTACTCATAGATATTTGAGACCCTGCAAGGCATAGGGGTGGATGGTAGGATAAGAATCCCAACTGTTGAGATATCCTTTTCCCAGGCCAAAAGCCGGTTGATACtaattgaatatatttatattagaacAGTGTGGTAGGTATCGAACTGAATGATCACGAATCAGCCTAAGATTGGAAGGAAAGCATGGGTGAGCTGAGGGGGCCTCTGGTAGAATGCTCTCCGAGTGTAAACAAAGCACTGGCTAAGTCCTCAGCACCCGGGCAACCAGCAGCAGGTACCTTACAAAACATCTCCCATCTTTAGAGATTTCACAGAAAAGGAGGGGCAAGAGCAAAGGGAGTGGGGCGTCTGGCAGGACAGAGCAGGACGAAAGTCTAGGATAAACTGCTAGACTTATAGTCTCGTGGGGCAATAGAATAGTGtataagggactggagagatggctcaatggttaagagcactggttgctcttctagaggacctgggttcaattcccagcacccacatggaggctcacaacaatctgtaacttcagtccgaGGGTGtctgatttccttttctggtAGATGCTACTTAGAgcaaactagattttttttttcttttttaattagaagaACCAAATAATATTTGTAGATCAATTATTTAGAGAAAGGTCTTTAATCAAATATGAATCATTTGTAATGAAACCACAATTATAAACATTGCTTTGCTGGATCAGTGGGCTCATACCAACTCAAAGGGAGTTATTGTCATCCTACTAATaactctctcccttttcttctttttactggCCAGGATGTACCAAAGTTCATGCATAATACAGTCTTCtcccattttatttaatttatatgcaCGTCTGTGAACATGCATTTGCATGTGATATAAGGTGcctgtggagctcagagggcATCTAGTGATGTCAGGGAGGgggtctggggatcaaactcaggtcattaaaggcaatgcctttttttcttctttttaaagatttatttaatgtatgtgagaacactgtaactgtcttcagacacaccagaagagggcatcagatcccattgcagatggttgtgaaccaccatgtggttgctgggaattgaactcaggacctctggaagagcacccagtgctcttaactactgagccatccctccagcccccagtgagtgcctttacccattgagcaaGACTTTTTTCCCTGGATGTGAGAAATTGACTACTTGGTAGAATGTTCCTGATTTAGATTTTGGTAAACAGTTAGATGCAGAGTCTCCTGCAGTTCAGTCTGCATTTCGGTTGTACAGTTCCACCCttgaactgatcctcctgcctctctgcctcttgagcacCGGGATTCCAGGTAAGCGTTGCCATCTCTGGCTTATAtgatactgaggattgaacctagggcttcctACATGGTAGGTAAGTACTATgtccactgagctacacttcTAGCCCCAGGTTAAGTTCAATATCAGGAAGCCTGTGACACCCATTAAtcttattgctgctgctgctgctgctggtatcCTTGACAATTTCACTCATGCAATTTTGCATTCACTATTTAATATTTAAGCTAATATAATATAAGAGGCTCCCAGGCCTTAGCACACCCGACTccataaaactcagcatgtagatAGCACCACTTGCCAGAgtgaaaaggaagacagaatcCATCAAACTggatagttctgggaaagtcctTAAATGCACTAACCTTGCCTTTTGACTTCTGTAATTCTGCTTTAGCCTAACTGTGCTtattaactgaagtatgtcagccgaggagagagagagagagagagagagagagagagagagagagagagagagagagagagagagcttaaatGTTCACGCTAAAAGAATCTGGGCTTTAATTGGATCCTGAACACCCAGTGTACTTGCCAgttggctaataaagactttctactGGCTTAACCCCTGTCTGAGTAGTTTTCTCTGGTGGATACCCCACAATAATACACGTTTCTAGGCctttgtttggggggtggggggagcaacaTCTTACTCCGTatctcatgctggccttgaacttcagcaTGAACCTCATACTGCAGCCTCCAGAATGCTTGGATCACAGATGTTCGACCACCATTCCTTGGAGTGTTTCGGGCCAAATAACAGTACTATCAAATGCTTTTCTGAATCTGCTAATCCTGGAAGAGGCTTTCAAAGCAAAGACACTCTGAAATGGGTGAACTTTTTCTGATACTCCCATTTCGTTTTTAAGGGAACGTCTCATTACATTGCCCACAttggtggtcttgaactcatggactTAAAACACTTTCCTGCTTCATCTCAAGTAGCTGggactctctctcttccctcccattcttccttttctttgttttaattataaacaCACGCACTACCACTGGACTATGAAGATGTTATTTTTTAGTAATGAAAACTTGCTACAGTAATAGCTATACAGTTCTTTGCATCCATCTAAGCATCTTTACaactcattccttttttttttttttttaagacttatttattatgtataagtacactgtagctgtcttcagacacaccagaagagggaatcagatcccattacggatggttgtgagccaccatgtggttgctgggatttgaactccggacctttggaagagcagttgggtgctcttacccactgagccatctcaccagccctacaacTCATTCCTAACAACCCTTTGATAGGGCTAAATATTAGATTTGTATTAGGAAGGAATTCGAATTCTAGACTGATTCACCTATTAGCCATTGTGACGTGTCTAAGGTAAATCAATAGTTATGTAGTTAAATGGTTATTTTAGCAGCAGGTCCTTTTGCTTTTTTAGTAACAGGCTTGCTGCCGAGGCTACAGAACAAGTGAAGATTTTGGAAAATCTGTGACCGGAGGActggaaaagagggagaaaagcagaaaaaaaaacaacaacaaaaaactaagggtaaaactgaaagagaaagaaactggagcAGAAATTAACGTGTCTCTGGACATAGTGGAGTCTCGGCTGGCATTTTGGGACTATAGTGCTTAAGGAGGAGTTCGGGGTGGATAGGGCGGGGCCTGCCACAGAAGGACTAGGTTATGCATAGGTGACTGGTGAGCGTGATTGACATGGGCGGGGCCAGTTGGTGGATAGGTGTGGCCGACGTGGGCGGGACGCGGC
The DNA window shown above is from Mus pahari chromosome 3, PAHARI_EIJ_v1.1, whole genome shotgun sequence and carries:
- the Smim26 gene encoding small integral membrane protein 26 codes for the protein MQAEKASLWYRRMSFVYALGAWSVLGSAFFLSRKKKASDCEDQEDGTRNETPLSTSEDSDLAMERVEHREGFYVKSFLKYSENSVPVTQRILTYLKSWTDGPGPQV